The Chitinophaga niabensis genome segment AAATACATAAGAACCTATTGCCAGGCCGCTGAGCTGCGTAGTAGCGCCGTTAGGCGTAGCAATAGTGGCCGCGGGCCCGCTGAGCTTTTTCCAGGCGTAGGAAGCAATCGTACCACCTTCTTTGGAGGAGGCGCTGCCATCCAACACCGTTGTTTTATTATCTGCGGGTACCAGTAATTTATCAGCACCTGCATTTGCCACAGGCAAAACCGCAGCGCTGCTGCCGTTGAATTCGAATGCACCGGCATCAAAAGAATTATTCACCGGGCGGGCATTACCATCGAAGTCGTTGGTAAGGCCAAGATCAGCCATGTTCCGTCCTGCGTCAATAGCAGTGGAACCTGCCTTCAGCCTGAAATCTCCGGCAAGGGGATTTACAAAGCCACCAAGGTCAGGCGTTTTATAGTTTACATTGTTCTTGAAATCATACAGGATGGGTTTGGCACCTTTCACATAATAACCCGTCATCGGATCATCCCATTGCGTGCCGGGAGCAATTACAACGTTGTTATAGATCTTGTGCCCCAGCAGTGTTTCATAACCATACACCTTAATACCGTTTACGCCGGTATTATAAACAGTGTTGTTATAGATGTAAGCAGTGGCCGGATCAAACAGGGGTTTGTCAGACACATTGATCCCTTCATAATGAATATCCGTTACCACGTTATTATACACCTGGTTGATCCCGGAACCAAAGATCTCAATACCTGAATTATATCCTTTACTTACGTAATTGCTGTAGATACGGAGGCTGCTGCCTCCGCCCGACAAAATGCCATAGCCGTGCGCAGAGTTGCGGGCCATGGCATAATTAACAACGCGGTTGTTGTATACCCTGTTATCACCATTATAAGCAGTGGAGATCTGAATACCATCACTGCCCATATTCTCCAGGTTGTTATTATATACAGAAAGGTTCTCGATGAGATGTGATTTCATATCCACACAACTGCCCTCTGTATAGAGGTAATGTGTGTTACCGATATAGAAACCTTCCCATGCAGAGTTACGGCACATCAGGTCGTGGATCTTTACATTCTTCATGGTAAAACTACCATCCAGCCATTCAGGATGGCTGCATTGCTGCAGTGTTTTAGCCTGCAGGAACATACCTGCATCGTGAATGTAAGCATGATGTACATCAAAATCAGAAGTACCGTTCCCGAAGAACATGCCGAACATCTTAACACCGTTCTTGTTGGTACCATTGATATCAAAACCGTATTCGATACCAGCGGCGCCGGTACCTTCTACTTTAAAATATTTACAGGTGCTTAATACAAAACTTGCAGCAGTGGCAGAACTGTTCACACCCGCTCTCACAAGGCCTCCGCAGTTGGTGATCACAATTGGTTTATCTGCAGTGCCCAGCAGTTTACCAAAATGGATGTACTCATAATCGCCGGGAGGGATACACAAGGTATCTCCGGCGGTTACACCCAATTGGCTCATGGCATTATCATAATAGATGATATTGGCAGAGGAAGGATTTACCGTGATCTTTTTATTGCCCGGCGGTGGTGGCGGTGGCGGAGGTGGTGGTTGTACAACCGTTCCCCTTGTATACTGCAGCATCCACTCATAAACATTCAAGCCCGTCTGGGGATCTTTATAGGCAGGGTCATACGTTTTGCTCCAGGCATCATGTGAAGTGCTGCTGAATACGGTGAGCAAAGCTTTTGGATTTGGAGCAGGTATGATGGCATTGATACCATTTACCCAATCCTGGGAATATTTTAAAGGAACTGTCGGGTCCCTGTCGTTATGCGTAGCAAACACCGGCATGTTAATGCTGGCAATGTTCCATTGTAAACTCGGTGTTCTTGGTGCATCGTTTGGATTCCATGCTCCGCACACCACTACAGCTGCGGCAAACAATTTCGCTTTATCTGTATTCTCTGAAATAACACCCCATGTTACACCGCCACCCATACTAAGCCCTGTAACATAACAACGGCTTTCATCAATGCGGTAAATTGTTTTCAGGTAAGCAAGCAGTTCATGCACATCATTTCCCCCGGGCCATGTAATGAACTGCGGGGAGATCACGATAAAAGAATGCGTTTGTCCGTTAACGGTAAAGGAAGCAGGAAATTTCCCCTGATTGATCAGCTTTGCGGGTCCATTTGCTAAAACTGCGGATAAGGGGTTCTTCAGATCTGCACCTGCCAGTTCACCAACACCATGTACAAATATGAGAACGGGATACTTTTTGGTAGTAGAGGCATAGTCAGCCGGCAAGGACTCGTAATATCCTGTCATATTACGAACCGGCGCCCCGGCGGGGAAAGTTTTTGGAACCTGCTGGGCTTTGACCTGCAGGCTGAGAGATATAAAGGATAAATAAAAGAGATAGCGGACACACCATCCCCTTACCTGATAGAATTTCTTCACAATAATTTGGTTTTTCTAGTATGGATTTTTGTCTGGTCCGAACGGACGCGCTTCGCATTTGTGTCTTAATCTCGTCTGATCATCTATATTCTAATACACGTACTTATACTTGTTTACAAATAAACAAAATTTATTCAAAACAAATGGTAAAAAATTAAATATCTATTAAGTTTAATAATAAATTATTTATTATCCTTTTCATACACTGCTGATAATCCAGCAGTTAAATTTATTAACGTACATTTTCCGCTTAATTAATTTATAATTTAATAAACTTGCATCCTGATTTAACCTCCCTGTGTTTGTTTTTAACCGGTATCCTACTAGAAACCAGTATATTGTAATCAAAATTAATTTATCTAATAATCACATATGATATCGAGGCTTTTATCCGTCTATAGGAATAAGCAGGTTTTATCGTTGTTCGGCAATCTGGTTTCGGCTTTTTTCAATCTTCTTTCATTTATGATCCTTGTAAGGATCTTGCCCACGCTGGATGACTTCGGACAGTGGGTGGTATTCACCGGTACTTATAACATCCTCGATCAGATTCGTACCGGTTTACTGCAATCGGGCATTGTAAAATTCTACACGGGAGCGGATATAGAAACTTCGCGCAGGGTAGCCGGCGCTGCCTGGCATCTTTCGTTACTGATCACCATCGGGTATGTAATACTTTCATGGGTTGGCTACTTTGCCGTATCTCCTTTCCTGGGCGCTCCCTGGCCATTATTCCTGGCATGGTTAGGTATCCTTACTTTATTATCCCTCCCAATGAATTTTGCCAGCTGGGTATTGCAGGCAGAGAACCGTTTTAATGAGATCGTGTTCATCAGGATTTCCCAGAATGGTTCTTTTGTAGTGCTGCTGGCCTTGTTATGGTGGTTCAAACAGGTGTCCCTTGCGAATGTGTTATATGCTTACAGTGGTTCGATGGCTATCTCCAGTGTATATTGCCTGCTTAAAAAATGGACGGGGATCCGCAACATTGTTTACCGTACAAGGGAACAGGCACTGGAACTATATCGTTTCGGCCGTTTGATCATTGGCAGCATGGTATCTTCTTCACTGATCAATAACACTAACAATTTTGTGATCCTGAAAATGCTGGGAGCGGCTAACGTAGCGCTTTTCAGTATTCCACAAAAGTTCATAGAGGTGATCGAGATCATCCTTCGCAGCTTTGTAGCCACCGCACAACCAACTTTATCTGCCGCAGCCAATCGTGGTGATAAACAGGCGGTGGCCATTGCTTTCTGCAGGTATACCGGCACAGTTACTTTACTGATCATTCCATTCATTATTGGCATGCTGATATTTACAGAGCCGCTGATCCTCATCCTCGCCAAAGGCAATTACCTCGGCGCTACCGCCGTAGTGCGCATCTCGCTCATTACCGCCATCCTCTGGCCGCTGGACCGCTTCAATGGCGTAACGCTGGATATGATGGGCCTCGCACATGTGAATTTCTACAAAAACATTCTCAAACTGATATTGAATGCCATCTTTGCGGTGGTGCTGGTATGGATCTTCCCTAATATTATCTCTGTGGCGCTGGCCATGTTGCTGCACATCCTCTTTGCTATTGCATACGGATACTATGTCATGAAAAAACATATGTCCGTTCACCTGAAAGACCTCTGGCATTACGGCTGGATTGAATTTAATATACTGGTAAAAAAGGCCTTAAAACTCAAGCATTCATAAATTATGAGAATAGCTTTCATCATCCTGGCACATAAAAATCCGGCACAATTACACCGGCTTTTAACCAGGCTGCAACACCCCAATATCGACTGCTTTGTACATATAGATAGAAAATGTAAAATAGAAGATTATGCCGAAGCGCTTTCCCTGCCACAGGTATATACCATAACTCCCCGCGTGAAGGTCACCTGGGCCGGATGGAGCATCGTGCAGGCTACATTGAACGGTATGGAAGCCATCCGGCAATCCGGTAAGTCCTACACGTATATCACCATGCTCAGCGGCCAGGATTATGTGATCAAAACCACGGAACACATTTACCAGACCCTCATTCAACCCGGCAACCGGCAATACATCGGGCTTATTTCTGAAAAAGACTTAAAGCCCATGATGTCTAAGGTGGATA includes the following:
- a CDS encoding lipopolysaccharide biosynthesis protein, whose translation is MISRLLSVYRNKQVLSLFGNLVSAFFNLLSFMILVRILPTLDDFGQWVVFTGTYNILDQIRTGLLQSGIVKFYTGADIETSRRVAGAAWHLSLLITIGYVILSWVGYFAVSPFLGAPWPLFLAWLGILTLLSLPMNFASWVLQAENRFNEIVFIRISQNGSFVVLLALLWWFKQVSLANVLYAYSGSMAISSVYCLLKKWTGIRNIVYRTREQALELYRFGRLIIGSMVSSSLINNTNNFVILKMLGAANVALFSIPQKFIEVIEIILRSFVATAQPTLSAAANRGDKQAVAIAFCRYTGTVTLLIIPFIIGMLIFTEPLILILAKGNYLGATAVVRISLITAILWPLDRFNGVTLDMMGLAHVNFYKNILKLILNAIFAVVLVWIFPNIISVALAMLLHILFAIAYGYYVMKKHMSVHLKDLWHYGWIEFNILVKKALKLKHS